A window of the Cannabis sativa cultivar Pink pepper isolate KNU-18-1 chromosome X, ASM2916894v1, whole genome shotgun sequence genome harbors these coding sequences:
- the LOC115709841 gene encoding probable inactive receptor kinase At5g67200, translating into MRKKWQPFLPHLLLCFAHIFVLPSYVSSSSSSKFVLSQPSASVNSSLPSDALGLLAFKSKADLKNKLSFSSNSSFCKWVGVECAQFKVVRLIIQGIDLGGVFAPNTLTRLDQLRVLSLQKSSLTGPIPDLSGLKNLKSLFLDQNNFTGSFPPVLSLHRLRNLDLSHNNLAGPLPNWLPKLDRLNYLRLEWNHLNGSVPPLNQSSLRNFNVSGNNFSGAVPVTPTLLRFEPSAFSWNPNLCGEIIHKECNPSPPFFGPMSSVTASPPPTKALEQGAEVNSMDLTEPYDKKHRRTAVIIGFSAGILVLICSLLCFVMALKKQRGQKGDRSMDPIMAAEVAASAQAAVVMELEQEKELEQKVKRAQGMQVAKSGSLAFCAGEAQLYSLEQLMKASAELLGRGTVGTTYKAVLDNRLIVSVKRLDSVKLSGTTREAFEQHMESVGGLRHPNLVPLRAYFQAKEERLLVYDYQPNGSLFSLIHGSKSTRAKPLHWTSCLKIAEDVAQGLSYIHQAWRLVHGNLKSTNVLLGPDFEACVTDYCLSVLVNPSSTDDEQVMAACKAPEILNSNGQITSKSDVYAYGILLMELLTGKLPSEQPYLAPNEMMEWVKSTREVEEGVENNKMEMLLEVAIACSLTSPEQRPTMWQVMKMLQEIKETVLKEDSDPDPLPAMS; encoded by the exons ATGCGGAAGAAATGGCAACCCTTTCTTCCTCATCTGTTGCTTTGTTTTGCCCATATCTTTGTCTTGCCATCCTATGtttcctcttcctcttcctctaAGTTTGTACTCTCTCAGCCTTCGGCTTCAGTGAACTCATCATTGCCCTCTGATGCTCTTGGGCTACTCGCCTTCAAATCTAAAGCAGATTTGAAAAACAAGCTATCTTTCTCTTCAAACAGTAGTTTCTGCAAATGGGTAGGGGTGGAATGTGCTCAGTTCAAAGTGGTGCGCCTTATAATCCAAGGGATAGATCTTGGGGGTGTTTTTGCTCCCAACACATTGACTCGCCTTGACCAGCTTCGAGTCTTGAGTTTGCAGAAGAGCTCACTCACCGGACCCATTCCTGACCTCTCGGGCCTCAAAAATCTTAAAAGTCTCTTTCTTGACCAAAATAACTTCACGGGCTCTTTCCCACCTGTTTTATCCCTTCATAGACTTCGAAACTTGGATTTATCCCATAACAATCTCGCCGGTCCACTACCCAACTGGCTACCGAAGCTCGACCGCCTCAACTATCTCCGCCTAGAGTGGAACCACTTAAATGGATCGGTCCCTCCTCTGAACCAGTCCTCTCTCCGAAACTTCAATGTCTCCGGTAACAATTTCTCCGGTGCTGTACCAGTCACCCCAACCCTACTTCGCTTCGAACCGTCCGCGTTCTCGTGGAACCCGAACCTGTGCGGCGAGATTATCCACAAGGAGTGCAATCCAAGCCCACCCTTTTTCGGCCCAATGTCGTCGGTGACTGCTTCACCCCCGCCAACAAAAGCGCTTGAACAGGGCGCAGAAGTCAACAGCATGGACTTGACGGAGCCTTACGACAAGAAGCACCGCAGAACGGCGGTGATCATTGGGTTCTCAGCTGGGATCTTAGTCTTAATATGCTCTCTGCTTTGTTTCGTTATGGCCCTGAAAAAACAGAGGGGACAGAAGGGTGATCGAAGCATGGACCCAATAATGGCTGCTGAGGTGGCTGCGAGTGCACAGGCGGCGGTGGTAATGGAGTTAGAGCAAGAGAAAGAGTTAGAGCAGAAGGTAAAAAGGGCTCAGGGAATGCAAGTGGCTAAGAGTGGCAGCTTGGCATTCTGTGCAGGCGAAGCCCAATTATACTCGTTGGAGCAGCTTATGAAGGCCTCCGCTGAACTTTTGGGAAGAGGTACAGTTGGTACCACTTATAAAGCCGTTTTGGATAATCGTTTGATTGTGAGCGTCAAAAGGCTGGACTCTGTTAAACTCAGCGGAACAACTAGGGAGGCGTTCGAGCAGCACATGGAATCGGTCGGTGGTTTGAGGCATCCGAATCTAGTGCCGCTCAGAGCTTATTTTCAAGCCAAGGAAGAAAGGCTCCTGGTTTATGATTACCAGCCCAATGGCAGTCTCTTCTCTCTCATTCACG GTTCAAAATCCACGAGGGCAAAGCCACTCCACTGGACATCATGCTTGAAAATAGCGGAGGACGTGGCCCAAGGCCTTTCCTACATCCACCAAGCGTGGAGGCTCGTTCACGGCAATCTCAAGTCCACCAACGTTCTCCTTGGCCCTGACTTTGAGGCCTGCGTCACCGACTATTGCCTCTCTGTCCTCGTCAACCCTTCATCCACTGATGACGAGCAGGTTATGGCAGCCTGCAAAGCACCCGAAATCCTCAACTCGAACGGGCAAATTACATCAAAGTCCGACGTCTATGCTTATGGGATTTTATTGATGGAGCTTCTCACCGGAAAGTTGCCATCGGAGCAGCCATATTTGGCGCCAAACGAGATGATGGAGTGGGTGAAGTCAACGAGGGAGGTCGAGGAGGGAgtggaaaacaacaaaatggaAATGCTTCTTGAAGTGGCCATAGCTTGTAGTTTAACATCGCCAGAGCAGAGGCCCACTATGTGGCAGGTGATGAAGATGTTACAAGAGATTAAAGAGACGGTATTAAAGGAAGACAGTGATCCAGACCCGCTTCCTGCCATGTCCTAG